The following proteins are encoded in a genomic region of Microcoleus sp. FACHB-68:
- a CDS encoding 4Fe-4S dicluster domain-containing protein → MPHTIVTNTCEGIADCVDACPVACIHPGPGKNTKGTDWFWIDFATCIDCGICMQVCPVEGAIVAEERPELQKTPQ, encoded by the coding sequence GTGCCGCACACGATTGTTACAAACACCTGTGAAGGCATCGCGGATTGCGTTGATGCCTGTCCAGTGGCTTGCATTCATCCCGGCCCTGGTAAAAATACGAAGGGAACGGATTGGTTCTGGATTGACTTTGCAACTTGTATTGACTGCGGCATTTGTATGCAGGTGTGTCCTGTAGAAGGAGCAATTGTTGCAGAAGAACGTCCTGAGTTGCAAAAGACACCGCAATAA
- a CDS encoding sulfite exporter TauE/SafE family protein, whose translation MIDLLLVMTVGFLGSFGHCVGMCGPLTVAFSLSGKSETQPSWQQQFYFHFLLNFGRIISYALVGAAIGALGSAVIASGQLAGIGSVLRRLIAIFTGILLVWFGLVQIKPEWLPRLPVFHPLAEGNWHNRLQKAMLNLSMQNSCWTPALLGLVWGLIPCGFLYAAQIKAAETGNLWMGAATMLAFGLGTMPSMLGVGVSASRLSASRRSQLFKLGGWVTLTIGILTLLRTDEMVDYTGHGALLCLLLALIARPLSRLWPALLHYRRALGVGAFVLSVAHTFHMMDHTLNWNFDALSFMLQQHQVGMWAGILALVLMIPLALTSFDRAMSYLGTRWRLLHLLSVPAFVLCAGHAVLLGSHYLGALEWTWGSKLNAALLGAITLAVLLVRLRLFWSILFLERFYAPPSQR comes from the coding sequence ATGATAGACCTGCTGCTAGTCATGACTGTGGGGTTTCTTGGCAGTTTTGGCCACTGTGTAGGAATGTGTGGCCCCCTAACTGTGGCATTTTCTCTGTCGGGCAAGTCAGAAACTCAGCCTAGCTGGCAGCAACAATTTTATTTTCATTTCCTATTAAACTTCGGGCGAATTATCAGTTACGCCTTAGTCGGTGCCGCTATTGGGGCATTAGGTTCTGCCGTTATAGCTAGCGGTCAATTGGCCGGCATTGGTAGCGTTTTGCGCCGGCTGATTGCTATTTTCACCGGCATCTTGCTTGTGTGGTTTGGCTTGGTGCAGATTAAACCAGAATGGTTGCCACGCCTGCCGGTGTTCCACCCACTGGCAGAAGGAAACTGGCACAACCGGCTTCAGAAAGCAATGCTCAACCTCTCCATGCAAAACAGCTGCTGGACGCCGGCATTATTAGGACTGGTGTGGGGTTTGATTCCCTGCGGTTTTCTCTATGCTGCCCAAATTAAAGCCGCCGAAACCGGCAACCTCTGGATGGGTGCGGCAACGATGCTGGCGTTTGGGCTGGGAACGATGCCTAGTATGCTCGGTGTGGGTGTTTCCGCATCGAGATTGAGTGCCAGCCGGCGCAGTCAACTATTTAAGCTAGGAGGCTGGGTGACGCTCACTATCGGCATCCTCACGCTGCTGCGGACGGATGAAATGGTAGATTATACGGGTCATGGAGCATTGTTGTGTCTGCTTCTCGCCTTAATTGCCCGTCCCCTCAGCCGGTTATGGCCGGCACTCCTGCACTACCGTCGCGCTTTGGGTGTGGGAGCGTTTGTGCTATCGGTGGCTCACACATTTCACATGATGGATCACACCCTAAACTGGAATTTTGACGCCCTCTCATTTATGTTGCAGCAGCATCAGGTGGGAATGTGGGCCGGCATTTTGGCGCTGGTATTGATGATCCCGCTAGCACTGACCAGTTTTGACCGTGCTATGAGTTATTTGGGCACACGCTGGCGACTGCTGCACCTGTTAAGTGTGCCGGCGTTTGTGTTGTGTGCCGGTCATGCTGTGCTGCTGGGTTCTCATTACTTGGGGGCGTTGGAATGGACTTGGGGCAGTAAACTGAATGCAGCTTTACTGGGAGCGATTACACTGGCTGTATTGCTGGTGCGGTTGCGCCTGTTTTGGTCAATTCTGTTTTTAGAAAGATTTTATGCACCACCGTCTCAACGCTAG